Proteins encoded together in one Coffea arabica cultivar ET-39 chromosome 2c, Coffea Arabica ET-39 HiFi, whole genome shotgun sequence window:
- the LOC113725226 gene encoding uncharacterized protein has translation MRSPSSSTSSSPLHPPQKHSSESFAGGAVAERRLREAEERLRDAIEELQRRQRSARGLHPPCDHADESCVANAIGNLCQSFLLSYGVRVGIGILLRAFKLVRRQSYSSLLDLKQLVSEKDLIVREEACRIGLLFGGFTGSYHALRCLLRKLRKKETPMNAILAGSIAGLSILALDDSSRRRTLALYLLARVAQCAYNSAKSNNKFHLWGSHWGHGDSLLFSIACAQVMYAFVMRPESLPKSYQDFIQKTGPVAHPVYKAVRECCRGSPVDVASLSSYLSRRRGSNILKLEEYPSIIPCSIIHPDTNSCLKHNTKALTDTFRKTFPLYFSLTFVPFVVLRLQKFMDAPIRTCWHAVTGAVRSTTFLSAFVGIFQAVICLHRKVAVKDHKLVYWFAGLMSGLSVLLEKKARRGELALYVLPRAGDSLWYILVNRHLLPYLKNAEVALFCLCMGGIMYYLEHEPDTMAPFLRGLIRRFLASRISNPGPSSNRSASYNYLQSLDAMNKPKVLENHEAETSTSTSLAASEKYNLESIPGL, from the exons ATGCGTTCTCCGTCCTCTTCCACTTCCTCTTCTCCGCTTCACCCGCCCCAAAAGCACTCATCTGAGTCCTTCGCCGGTGGAGCTGTAGCTGAGCGCCGCCTGCGTGAGGCCGAAGAGCGCTTGAGAGATGCAATCGAGGAGCTTCAACGGCGGCAACGCTCAGCGCGTGGGCTTCACCCGCCATGCGACCATGCGGATGAGTCTTGTGTCGCCAACGCCATCGGCAACCTCTGTCAGAGCTTCCTGCTCTCCTATGGCGTTCGCGTCGGCATTGGAATCCTCCTCCGCGCCTTCAAGCTCGTTCGCCGTCAGTCCTATTCTTCTCTACTTGATCTCAAG CAACTTGTCTCAGAGAAAGATCTTATTGTAAGAGAAGAAGCATGCCGAATTGGTCTGCTTTTTGGTGGATTTACCGGTTCCTATCATGCTCTTAGGTGTTTGTTAAGAAAGTTGAGGAAGAAAGAGACCCCAATGAATGC AATTTTAGCAGGTTCAATAGCAGGTTTATCCATATTAGCATTAGATGATTCCAGTCGGAGGCGAACACTTGCATTGTATCTTTTGGCTAGAGTTGCGCAG TGTGCGTATAACTCTGCAAAATCCAACAACAAGTTCCACCTCTGGGGGAGCCATTGGGGTCATGGAGATTCTTTACTCTTTTCTATTGCTTGTGCTCAG GTTATGTATGCTTTTGTAATGCGTCCTGAGAGCCTGCCGAAATCATACCAAGATTTTATTCAGAAAACTGGGCCGGTTGCACATCCAGTGTACAAAGCTGTTAGGGAATGCTGTCGAGGTTCTCCAGTAGATGTTGCGTCGTTGTCTTCTTACTTATCCAGGCGAAGGGGCTCCAACATTTTGAAGTTGGAAGAATATCCATCTATCATACCCTGCTCTATAATTCATCCAGATACAAACTCATGTTTAAAGCACAATACCAAAGCATTGACGGATACTTTCAGGAAAACATTTCCTTTGTACTTCTCTTTGACTTTTGTGCCATTTGTTGTCCTACGCCTACAAAAG TTTATGGATGCCCCAATTCGAACCTGTTGGCATGCTGTTACAGGAGCCGTCCGCTCAACAACTTTCTTGTCTGCTTTTGTGGGAATCTTCCAG GCTGTCATATGTTTGCACAGAAAAGTGGCAGTGAAGGACCACAAGCTTGTTTATTGGTTTGCAGGTTTGATGTCTGGCCTTTCTGTTCTGCTGGAGAAGAAAGCTAGACGTGGAGAACTTGCATTGTATGTTCTTCCACGAGCTGGGGATTCTTTGTGGTATATTTTAGTGAACCGACACTTGCTGCCTTACCTAAAGAATGCTGAG GTAGCTCTCTTCTGTTTATGTATGGGTGGAATAATGTACTACCTGGAACATGAACCAGACACCATGGCTCCGTTCCTCAGGGGTTTGATTCGGCGTTTCCTTGCCAGCAGAATCAGCAACCCAGGTCCCTCATCAAATCGCAGTGCTTCTTATAACTACTTGCAAAGTCTTGATGCCATGAATAAGCCAAAAGTGCTTGAGAATCACGAGGCTGAAACTTCTACATCAACTTCACTTGCTGCTTCAGAGAAATACAATCTGGAATCTATACCTGGACTCTGA
- the LOC113725224 gene encoding uncharacterized protein isoform X1: MVALLPIPTPTPARLFRQYHHRHRQPQITTPPRHQHLCRHPLLLSSTHPILSVHLIVYKLSNPLEFEASLMSKEITLCTSTFPLTAAIYHLPAVHIPSSPRKELVQFLRKVTDLVPGLHAVDIDVPLTSLLKDDNKFEQVVLGREFHISLGRTVPIRVHQRDSVLTMLRQKLQFRKMYWIDFAKWVVFVNDDFTRSFLSMEVIAGGLAEVRMNNSFGLFPSHQITKQIDAVNEVYRLHNLPEFYKDPRPHISVAWALGDVGDFMTGVVEEEMKRFSLTGSSSRKHIFNCKFGGVQCRIGNRTYEICKFQEL; this comes from the exons ATGGTGGCGCTTCTTCCGATTCCGACTCCAACTCCAGCCCGACTATTTCGCCAGTATCATCACCGCCACCGTCAACCTCAAATTACAACCCCACCCAGACATCAACACCTCTGCCGCCACCCCCTCTTGCTCTCCTCCACTCACCCGATTCTTTCG GTGCATTTGATTGTTTACAAACTGAGCAACCCACTCGAGTTCGAAGCTTCCCTCATGTCCAAGGAAATTACGCTTTGCACGTCTACATTCCCG TTGACAGCTGCTATCTACCATCTTCCTGCAGTTCATATACCATCTTCGCCCAGGAAGGAGCTGGTTCAGTTTTTGAGAAAGGTTACTGATCTTGTACCCGGTCTTCATGCTGTTGACATAGATGTCCCGTTAACTAGTTTGCTTAAGGATGATAACAAATTTGAACAAGTTGTTCTAGGAAGGGAATTTCATATTAGTCTCGGAAGAACTGTTCCGATACGGGTGCACCAGAGAGACTCTGTGCTGACAATGCTTCGCCAGAAGCTTCAGTTTCGGAAGAT GTATTGGATTGATTTTGCCAAATGGGTGGTATTTGTTAATGATGATTTCACCCGCTCTTTTCTCTCCATGGAAGTTATTGCAGGAGGCTTGGCTGAGGTAAG GATGAACAACTCATTTGGACTTTTTCCCTCCCATCAGATAACAAAACAAATTGATGCTGTTAATGAGGTATACAGGCTTCACAATCTTCCAGAATTTTACAAG GATCCACGCCCTCATATATCTGTGGCCTGGGCATTAGGTGATGTTGGTGATTTCATGACGGGAGTTgtggaggaagaaatgaagagattcaGTTTGACTGGAAGTTCATCAAGGAAGCATATTTTTAACTGCAAATTTGGTGGTGTTCAGTGCAGAATAGGTAATCGAACCTATGAGATTTGCAAATTTCAGGAGTTATAG
- the LOC113725224 gene encoding uncharacterized protein isoform X4: protein MEALRASYGGASSDSDSNSSPTISPVSSPPPSTSNYNPTQTSTPLPPPPLALLHSPDSFGAFDCLQTEQPTRVRSFPHVQGNYALHVYIPVHIPSSPRKELVQFLRKVTDLVPGLHAVDIDVPLTSLLKDDNKFEQVVLGREFHISLGRTVPIRVHQRDSVLTMLRQKLQFRKMYWIDFAKWVVFVNDDFTRSFLSMEVIAGGLAEITKQIDAVNEVYRLHNLPEFYKDPRPHISVAWALGDVGDFMTGVVEEEMKRFSLTGSSSRKHIFNCKFGGVQCRIGNRTYEICKFQEL, encoded by the exons ATGGAAGCCTTGAGAGCTTCCTATGGTGGCGCTTCTTCCGATTCCGACTCCAACTCCAGCCCGACTATTTCGCCAGTATCATCACCGCCACCGTCAACCTCAAATTACAACCCCACCCAGACATCAACACCTCTGCCGCCACCCCCTCTTGCTCTCCTCCACTCACCCGATTCTTTCG GTGCATTTGATTGTTTACAAACTGAGCAACCCACTCGAGTTCGAAGCTTCCCTCATGTCCAAGGAAATTACGCTTTGCACGTCTACATTCCCG TTCATATACCATCTTCGCCCAGGAAGGAGCTGGTTCAGTTTTTGAGAAAGGTTACTGATCTTGTACCCGGTCTTCATGCTGTTGACATAGATGTCCCGTTAACTAGTTTGCTTAAGGATGATAACAAATTTGAACAAGTTGTTCTAGGAAGGGAATTTCATATTAGTCTCGGAAGAACTGTTCCGATACGGGTGCACCAGAGAGACTCTGTGCTGACAATGCTTCGCCAGAAGCTTCAGTTTCGGAAGAT GTATTGGATTGATTTTGCCAAATGGGTGGTATTTGTTAATGATGATTTCACCCGCTCTTTTCTCTCCATGGAAGTTATTGCAGGAGGCTTGGCTGAG ATAACAAAACAAATTGATGCTGTTAATGAGGTATACAGGCTTCACAATCTTCCAGAATTTTACAAG GATCCACGCCCTCATATATCTGTGGCCTGGGCATTAGGTGATGTTGGTGATTTCATGACGGGAGTTgtggaggaagaaatgaagagattcaGTTTGACTGGAAGTTCATCAAGGAAGCATATTTTTAACTGCAAATTTGGTGGTGTTCAGTGCAGAATAGGTAATCGAACCTATGAGATTTGCAAATTTCAGGAGTTATAG
- the LOC113725224 gene encoding uncharacterized protein isoform X2: MEALRASYGGASSDSDSNSSPTISPVSSPPPSTSNYNPTQTSTPLPPPPLALLHSPDSFGAFDCLQTEQPTRVRSFPHVQGNYALHVYIPVHIPSSPRKELVQFLRKVTDLVPGLHAVDIDVPLTSLLKDDNKFEQVVLGREFHISLGRTVPIRVHQRDSVLTMLRQKLQFRKMYWIDFAKWVVFVNDDFTRSFLSMEVIAGGLAEVRMNNSFGLFPSHQITKQIDAVNEVYRLHNLPEFYKDPRPHISVAWALGDVGDFMTGVVEEEMKRFSLTGSSSRKHIFNCKFGGVQCRIGNRTYEICKFQEL, from the exons ATGGAAGCCTTGAGAGCTTCCTATGGTGGCGCTTCTTCCGATTCCGACTCCAACTCCAGCCCGACTATTTCGCCAGTATCATCACCGCCACCGTCAACCTCAAATTACAACCCCACCCAGACATCAACACCTCTGCCGCCACCCCCTCTTGCTCTCCTCCACTCACCCGATTCTTTCG GTGCATTTGATTGTTTACAAACTGAGCAACCCACTCGAGTTCGAAGCTTCCCTCATGTCCAAGGAAATTACGCTTTGCACGTCTACATTCCCG TTCATATACCATCTTCGCCCAGGAAGGAGCTGGTTCAGTTTTTGAGAAAGGTTACTGATCTTGTACCCGGTCTTCATGCTGTTGACATAGATGTCCCGTTAACTAGTTTGCTTAAGGATGATAACAAATTTGAACAAGTTGTTCTAGGAAGGGAATTTCATATTAGTCTCGGAAGAACTGTTCCGATACGGGTGCACCAGAGAGACTCTGTGCTGACAATGCTTCGCCAGAAGCTTCAGTTTCGGAAGAT GTATTGGATTGATTTTGCCAAATGGGTGGTATTTGTTAATGATGATTTCACCCGCTCTTTTCTCTCCATGGAAGTTATTGCAGGAGGCTTGGCTGAGGTAAG GATGAACAACTCATTTGGACTTTTTCCCTCCCATCAGATAACAAAACAAATTGATGCTGTTAATGAGGTATACAGGCTTCACAATCTTCCAGAATTTTACAAG GATCCACGCCCTCATATATCTGTGGCCTGGGCATTAGGTGATGTTGGTGATTTCATGACGGGAGTTgtggaggaagaaatgaagagattcaGTTTGACTGGAAGTTCATCAAGGAAGCATATTTTTAACTGCAAATTTGGTGGTGTTCAGTGCAGAATAGGTAATCGAACCTATGAGATTTGCAAATTTCAGGAGTTATAG
- the LOC113725227 gene encoding glutamate dehydrogenase A, with protein MNALAATNRNFRQAARILGLDSKIEKSLLIPFREIKVECTIPKDDGGLVSFVGFRVQHDNSRGPMKGGIRYHPEVDPDEVNALAQLMTWKTAVADIPYGGAKGGIGCTPKELSTSELERLTRVFTQKIHDLIGINTDVPAPDMGTNAQTMAWILDEYSKFHGHSPAIVTGKPIDLGGSLGREAATGRGVVFATEALLAEHGKSIKDMTFAIQGFGNVGSWAAKLIHEKGGKVVAVSDITGGLKNPSGIDIPGLLTHKDTTGKLANFSGGDALDPNDLLVHECDVLIPCALGGVLNRENADHVKAKFVIEAANHPTDPEADEILSKKGVIILPDIYANAGGVTVSYFEWVQNIQGFMWDEDKVNNELKKYMTRSFHNIKNMCQTHNCNLRMGAFTLGVNRVARATLLRGWEA; from the exons ATGAATGCACTTGCAGCCACCAATCGTAACTTTCGCCAAGCGGCCCGTATTCTTGGCCTTGATTCAAAGATTGAGAAAAGTCTTTTGATTCCATTCAGGGAAATCAAG GTTGAGTGTACCATTCCAAAAGATGATGGAGGTCTGGTGTCTTTTGTTGGATTCAGAGTGCAACATGATAATTCTCGTGGACCCATGAAGGGAGGCATCAGATACCATCCTGAG GTGGATCCTGATGAAGTCAATGCTCTTGCTCAATTAATGACTTGGAAGACTGCTGTAGCTGACATTCCATATGGCGGAGCTAAAGGTGGGATTGGGTGCACTCCTAAGGAATTAAGTACGAGTGAGTTGGAGCGCCTTACACGTGTCTTCACACAGAAGATTCACGATCTTATTGGAATTAATACTGATGTTCCTGCACCAGACATGGGCACTAATGCCCAG ACAATGGCATGGATTTTGGATGAGTATTCGAAGTTTCACGGTCATTCACCTGCTATTGTAACAGGAAAGCCCATC GATCTTGGTGGATCTTTAGGCAGGGAGGCTGCAACTGGGCGTGGTGTTGTGTTTGCCACTGAAGCATTACTTGCTGAACATGGGAAGTCAATTAAAGACATGACATTTGCCATTCAA GGGTTTGGCAATGTTGGATCTTGGGCTGCAAAGCTTATTCATGAGAAAGGTGGGAAAGTTGTTGCAGTGAGCGATATAACAGGAGGACTTAAGAACCCCAGCGGGATTGATATTCCAGGACTGCTAACTCATAAAGATACAACTGGAAAGCTAGCTAATTTCAGCGGTGGAGATGCCTTGGATCCAAATGATTTGCTTGTACATGAATGTGATGTTTTGATCCCATGTGCTCTTGGTGGAGTTCTGAACAG GGAAAATGCAGACCATGTCAAGGCTAAATTTGTTATAGAAGCTGCCAACCATCCTACTGATCCAGAAGCTGATGAG ATTTTGTCCAAGAAAGGGGTCATCATTCTTCCTGATATATATGCTAATGCTGGAGGTGTAACTGTCAGTTATTTTGAGTGGGTTCAG AATATACAAGGTTTCATGTGGGATGAAGATAAAGTAAACAATGAGCTCAAGAAATACATGACAAGATCCTTTCATAACATCAAGAACATGTGCCAGACACACAATTGCAACCTCCGCATGGGTGCATTCACACTAGGAGTGAATCGTGTCGCCCGTGCTACCCTGTTAAGGGGTTGGGAAGCATAA
- the LOC113725224 gene encoding uncharacterized protein isoform X5, whose amino-acid sequence MEALRASYGGASSDSDSNSSPTISPVSSPPPSTSNYNPTQTSTPLPPPPLALLHSPDSFGAFDCLQTEQPTRVRSFPHVQGNYALHVYIPVDSCYLPSSCSSYTIFAQEGAGSVFEKGREFHISLGRTVPIRVHQRDSVLTMLRQKLQFRKMYWIDFAKWVVFVNDDFTRSFLSMEVIAGGLAEVRMNNSFGLFPSHQITKQIDAVNEVYRLHNLPEFYKDPRPHISVAWALGDVGDFMTGVVEEEMKRFSLTGSSSRKHIFNCKFGGVQCRIGNRTYEICKFQEL is encoded by the exons ATGGAAGCCTTGAGAGCTTCCTATGGTGGCGCTTCTTCCGATTCCGACTCCAACTCCAGCCCGACTATTTCGCCAGTATCATCACCGCCACCGTCAACCTCAAATTACAACCCCACCCAGACATCAACACCTCTGCCGCCACCCCCTCTTGCTCTCCTCCACTCACCCGATTCTTTCG GTGCATTTGATTGTTTACAAACTGAGCAACCCACTCGAGTTCGAAGCTTCCCTCATGTCCAAGGAAATTACGCTTTGCACGTCTACATTCCCG TTGACAGCTGCTATCTACCATCTTCCTGCAGTTCATATACCATCTTCGCCCAGGAAGGAGCTGGTTCAGTTTTTGAGAAAG GAAGGGAATTTCATATTAGTCTCGGAAGAACTGTTCCGATACGGGTGCACCAGAGAGACTCTGTGCTGACAATGCTTCGCCAGAAGCTTCAGTTTCGGAAGAT GTATTGGATTGATTTTGCCAAATGGGTGGTATTTGTTAATGATGATTTCACCCGCTCTTTTCTCTCCATGGAAGTTATTGCAGGAGGCTTGGCTGAGGTAAG GATGAACAACTCATTTGGACTTTTTCCCTCCCATCAGATAACAAAACAAATTGATGCTGTTAATGAGGTATACAGGCTTCACAATCTTCCAGAATTTTACAAG GATCCACGCCCTCATATATCTGTGGCCTGGGCATTAGGTGATGTTGGTGATTTCATGACGGGAGTTgtggaggaagaaatgaagagattcaGTTTGACTGGAAGTTCATCAAGGAAGCATATTTTTAACTGCAAATTTGGTGGTGTTCAGTGCAGAATAGGTAATCGAACCTATGAGATTTGCAAATTTCAGGAGTTATAG
- the LOC113725224 gene encoding uncharacterized protein isoform X3: protein MVALLPIPTPTPARLFRQYHHRHRQPQITTPPRHQHLCRHPLLLSSTHPILSVHLIVYKLSNPLEFEASLMSKEITLCTSTFPLTAAIYHLPAVHIPSSPRKELVQFLRKVTDLVPGLHAVDIDVPLTSLLKDDNKFEQVVLGREFHISLGRTVPIRVHQRDSVLTMLRQKLQFRKMYWIDFAKWVVFVNDDFTRSFLSMEVIAGGLAEITKQIDAVNEVYRLHNLPEFYKDPRPHISVAWALGDVGDFMTGVVEEEMKRFSLTGSSSRKHIFNCKFGGVQCRIGNRTYEICKFQEL, encoded by the exons ATGGTGGCGCTTCTTCCGATTCCGACTCCAACTCCAGCCCGACTATTTCGCCAGTATCATCACCGCCACCGTCAACCTCAAATTACAACCCCACCCAGACATCAACACCTCTGCCGCCACCCCCTCTTGCTCTCCTCCACTCACCCGATTCTTTCG GTGCATTTGATTGTTTACAAACTGAGCAACCCACTCGAGTTCGAAGCTTCCCTCATGTCCAAGGAAATTACGCTTTGCACGTCTACATTCCCG TTGACAGCTGCTATCTACCATCTTCCTGCAGTTCATATACCATCTTCGCCCAGGAAGGAGCTGGTTCAGTTTTTGAGAAAGGTTACTGATCTTGTACCCGGTCTTCATGCTGTTGACATAGATGTCCCGTTAACTAGTTTGCTTAAGGATGATAACAAATTTGAACAAGTTGTTCTAGGAAGGGAATTTCATATTAGTCTCGGAAGAACTGTTCCGATACGGGTGCACCAGAGAGACTCTGTGCTGACAATGCTTCGCCAGAAGCTTCAGTTTCGGAAGAT GTATTGGATTGATTTTGCCAAATGGGTGGTATTTGTTAATGATGATTTCACCCGCTCTTTTCTCTCCATGGAAGTTATTGCAGGAGGCTTGGCTGAG ATAACAAAACAAATTGATGCTGTTAATGAGGTATACAGGCTTCACAATCTTCCAGAATTTTACAAG GATCCACGCCCTCATATATCTGTGGCCTGGGCATTAGGTGATGTTGGTGATTTCATGACGGGAGTTgtggaggaagaaatgaagagattcaGTTTGACTGGAAGTTCATCAAGGAAGCATATTTTTAACTGCAAATTTGGTGGTGTTCAGTGCAGAATAGGTAATCGAACCTATGAGATTTGCAAATTTCAGGAGTTATAG